The nucleotide window CACATTAAGagtcaaacaaaactaaaacacaACCTCCAGCCTCTCTGATCTAAATAAATTAGGGCATCTTTCGAAAATCATCATTTATTGCTTCTTTCATGAACACCCGTGTATTTTTGTAACTTAAAGGTATCAGCAAGCTTCACTTCtgtaacaagactttttcaaaccaCATGATAGGGTGAAGGTGGAGAGTCTTGTGCCTGTTCAGACAAACAGGATAATAGGGCATCCAATACATTATATAAAAATACACATACGTTTATACACACCTTTATACAGCATGTCCTCTATATGCAATATGGTTAAACACTGGAGTTCAGTTTAACTGTGTGTTCCTAGTATGCAGCTACTAGCTAGCTATAAACTGATAAAATTTATCTGATTCGGACTATCTTTACTAATGAAGAGCAAATTATAACCCTATAAAACTGTATTGTTTGAAGTAATTGTGTGTGATGCATTCGAATAAATGCATCTGCACAGAATATTTTGTTATTCTTTAAATTAGGGCGTATGAAATCATTAATCTGCAAATGACAAAGTAAAATCCCCCAAAATATGTGGAATACAGACAGTCATGGAAACAGCCGAAGTTAAATATGTTTTTCTAGTTCCAATCTGGCTCCAAATAACATTATTTtctgaaaaaataataataatctcccAGCTACATGAAAGTAGCTATTTTCACATTAACAACCACTCAATCTATATACTGGTGGGCTCACTTTACTTTAGACTGAGACCAGTGTTGTAATTATTTCTTAATCCCCAATTACATTacatgaattattatttttttaaaaggaattctGCATCGTTGTGAAATTTATGATACCAAATCACAACTGACAGTCGTGGCACCCGGCTGTTCGGAGacaattttacagaaaaaaaacagaTAAGTATTTAAGAAAATTATAATTGTAACTGATCAACATACTTAAAGTCTTTTATACTGGCCTCGAGGGAGGAACAGAAGATATTAAAATACactaaaaagaagagagaaacagaACTACAAAGTCAAGTTTTGGCAGCATTCTCCACGGATCAGAGAAAAATGCTGACATTAATTAAAAGCAAATCACAAAATCTCGCCGCCGAAGGAAGGggggaaaatattaaatatattttcaagTCTTTCCAAAAGTCTTTAGCTGATCGTAAATTGTATTTATATTTCCGTCACTGTCCACAACCAATAGATCAAGATACATTGTCCTTCAGCTTTGAGACTATTTTCTTATCCTTCACCCTTCTATTCTGAAACCAAATGGTAACTTGTCTCTCAGACAGGTTTGTGGCTGCGGAAATCCTTCGCCTCTTATCCTTGTTAATGAACTTGTTAATGGCATATTCATTCTCGAGTTCTTTAAGCTGCAGTTTGGTATATGGCACTCGCTTCTTTCTTCCACGTCTGTAGACACACATATCTGGCTGGTTTAGTGCAACGTCCCCTATTGTAAAAGACATTATGTGAAAAATTAGAATTGCATGACAGGCGTTTAAATCTTAACTGATACTTGCTGGGCACTTGTTTTCATGGGAAAATAAAAAAACGTTAGGTTGTTTACAGCTTATTATTATTTACACATCCACATTATTTGCACGCTATTAAATCACGAAAATCTTGATGGTCTGTCATCGCTTTCCAAGCCTGCATGGTAGCGAGCCTGCAAAGTTTCGCAGTGcatttgcggggggggggtgagttTAGTTACATGTATGTAAAGTACACAGAGAACTTTGCTTAGTGTGTGCTTCCCTGTGTCTGTCTGCAAGTGGttttgtgcatgtgcacactCCCCGCATGCAGTTTCTTAAGTACTCTGGGTGAGTCTTAAGCGCTAGCCTGAATAACAGATAATCCCAAGCATTCGAGACATCAATTTGCACAGCTTCCCAAAATATCAAAGGCAAAAGTGAATAAAAGTCCAATCATCAGAACAAATTAAAACTAGCCATAAGGCTAGGACAGCTGGGCATGCTAAGTTCCAGGGCTCTGGGATCTACCACACAGGGTGGAAACACAGTGTGATATTCTTAACAAACATTTTCCCCTACCCCGGGTGTCTGTGTGCGCAGAGTAACCAGGTCGCCAGGACGGCTAGTGTAACACAGGGTGGAAATTAAACTCAGACCAAAGCTCTCCCTCGCGTACCTGGAAAGGACGATTTCCAAAAATGTGAGCTCTGGGCCTGGTCTTTAGAACAGTAAACCTGACTGTTCCAGCCATTAGCCAGAGTCCAAGACTGATAGCCCTCCATTGAGATGTATGTTTCGTGCCTCGGCTCCCCAGAGCCGAACGTGGAGACCATGTCTATGTACCCAGGAACGTGTTGGTAAGGGTTGGTATAGCCCTGGTAAAAGGACACTTCCTTGGCCCGGGAGGAGACTTCATTGGCGGGGACGCTTGTGCTGGCCAAACTGGAGACGTCCATATACTTTTCCACGGGAAAGCCGCCAATGGAGGCATGGGGGGAAGACTTCAGGGCGTTCTGCTGAATCCCGACCCCGTGGGACATCCGACAGCTGTAATATCCATTGCCAAAGTGATAGCCGTAGCCCAGCGCCGGGCCTGCCGGTGGAGCGGCGGAGCCTGGGCACTCTTTGGAGGGCGGATCGGAGCGGGCCGCGGACCCCGAGCGCTCCGGGCCCCCTGCGTACGCGAACCCCTGGGCGGCCGCCGAGCGGCCCGAGTGAGCCGCCCCGAACACGGGCGACGAGAGAAAATTGCGGCACTGGCTGGAGGCGCCGCCTCCCCCGTCTCCTCTTAATCCTTCCATCTCGCGGCTTTGCTCATGGCCTTGCACATCCCTGGCTGCGGCTCGGTCCCGGGCTAGGCACGGTGCACATTGTTTTTGCCTCCAACAGGTTAGATCATTGTGGTACGTTTATAAAAACTAACTTCAggttgggagggggaaagggggtgggggcggcCTGCTCCAGATTAGTTTGCTGGAGTCCGGGGGCGCCTCATAGGCTGCCGAGGAGCATGTGATCCTCCAGGCGCATGAACGAGTTCTGAGCTCTCAGCCCCTGCCCAGGACCGGCGTGTCCCCTTGCCTCACTTATTCATATTTTACAGTGCGGATCCACGGGCGTTTGCTCCGAAACGCGCTGATTACGCTAGTGGGAAAGGGGGTTTTATGGCCCCCTTTTCTGCCGCACCAGCGGCGCTTTCATCTCCCGGAAAGCTTTCATCGCTTCAAAGGgcttaaaataaagaaagaaagaaaacaaacaagcgCTCCAACTTTTTGACCGTATTGGTTAACCCTTTAATTATTCAGTACAAAGCAAGACCAAACGGATCCCAGAGAAAGAAGTAGATCTAATGCGCAGGAAGGGACGGAAGGGAAATAGTGTCATTGTCCAGAATATCTCGGTGTTTACTGCAGTTCTTCACACTTGAGTTTATGTATCTTACTTCATTATCGAGTCATATGGTTATTTAAATTATGGCTCAAAGTCAAGGAAAGTTGCTAATTACTAGCAGCCAAATTGTTTTAATTAATGATCCTACTCCAATAATTGAACTGTTACTGCTAAATGCACATAAGGGGGATGTATTTAAATAACCATTTAGTTTAGAATTAAACTTTCCTTTCCTAAGTAGATGTATTGACATTTTTGAGTTATTAATGATTGCTACACGGAAGTTTGCAGTATCTTTCTATTGTCTTATTAAGAAATATAAGACTTTGCATGGTTTTGTTATTATTGTCATTTGAATACTAGATATATATACGCAACTTACTATGTGCGCTAGCAGGGTATATAAATGACAATGCTGTTTACGTTATTTCTGA belongs to Gopherus flavomarginatus isolate rGopFla2 chromosome 10, rGopFla2.mat.asm, whole genome shotgun sequence and includes:
- the HOXD13 gene encoding homeobox protein Hox-D13, whose protein sequence is MEGLRGDGGGGASSQCRNFLSSPVFGAAHSGRSAAAQGFAYAGGPERSGSAARSDPPSKECPGSAAPPAGPALGYGYHFGNGYYSCRMSHGVGIQQNALKSSPHASIGGFPVEKYMDVSSLASTSVPANEVSSRAKEVSFYQGYTNPYQHVPGYIDMVSTFGSGEPRHETYISMEGYQSWTLANGWNSQVYCSKDQAQSSHFWKSSFPGDVALNQPDMCVYRRGRKKRVPYTKLQLKELENEYAINKFINKDKRRRISAATNLSERQVTIWFQNRRVKDKKIVSKLKDNVS